TCCCCGGCGGATGTATCGTAGAAGGTTTTGATCTTTCGCAGCGTTATCAATGGAAAAAAACAATCGGCCCCATTGAAGAACGTCAGTTAATTATCAATCGCTGGAATTTCGAATTTGCACATCGCCCCGCTCCCGATTATTTCCAAACATTCGGCTTGGGCTTTTTCGAATATTTTCAGTTAGCAGAAGATATCGGTGCAGAGCCTTTGCCCATTCTTAATTGCGGTATGGCTTGTCAATTTAATACCGCAGAGCTCGTTCCCTTAGATGAACTGCAGCCGTACATCCAGGATGCGTTAGATCTGATCGAATTTGCAAATGGAGATGTATCTACCGTGTGGGGAAGCAAACGGGCAGCGATGGGGCATCCTGCGCCTTTCAACTTAAAATTTCTTGGTGTTGGCAATGAAAACTGGGGACCGCAATACATCGAGCGGTTACAGATTTTCCAAAAAGCAGTAAAGGAGAGATATCCGGAAATTAAATTGGTAACAAGCTCCGGAACCGATCCTGATGGTGCACGTTTTGATTTACTCAATACAGAGTTACGCAAAATGAATGCAGATATTATTGATGAACACTATTACCGCAGACCAGAATGGTTTTTGCAAAATGCAAGACGTTATGACAATTATCCAAGAACAGGATCAAAAATTTTTGCCGGTGAATGGGCCGCACAAAGTGACAAAGTCGTAAGTGTTGAAAATAAAAACAACTGGTTAACTGCTATTACTGAAGCAGCATTTATGACAGGACTTGAACGTAACGCTGGTGTGGTGCATATGGCATCGTATGCACCGTTGTTTGCACACGTGGATGGTTGGCAGTGGAAACCTGATTTAATTTGGGTTGATAATTTGAATGCTTATGGCACACCGGATTATTATGTACAGAAATTATTCTCTCTAAATAAAGGAACGCATGTTGTTCCTATCACTATGAACAATGATGTGATTGTAGGGCAGGATAGCTTGTATGCATCAGCAGTAGTTGATAAAGCAAACAATGAATTAGTAATTAAAATTGTGAATGCTTCCGGAAGAGAACAGGTAAATGCAATACTAATTGAAGGAGTAAAAAAGCTGGCAACTCAAGGAACCCTCATCGTAATGCAGGATAACGATCTTACAAAAATGAATTCCATTGCACGTCCGCAGGATATAGCGCCGGCGGAAACTACCATTCCTGTAAAAGGAAAGAAATTTGATTATAAATCAGCTCCATATTCCTTCAGTATACTTCGGATCAAACTGCTTTAATTGTTATTTATGAAAAGTATTTTGATTGTCATTCTTTGTTTCTCTTCGCTGTTTGCAAATGCACAACGGCAACCTGATTCAGTTGGCACAGTAAAACCAACAAGGGAAACACCTGTGCACGATCCGGTGATGATTAAAGAAGGGAATACCTATTATCTCTTTTGTACAGGTTTTGGTATTTCTGTGTTTTCATCTACCGATATGAAAAACTGGAAAAAAGAAAAACCTGTTTTTGCTACAGCACCCAAGTGGGCAGTTGAAACTATTCCCGGTTACAAAGGTCATACATGGGCTCCGGATATCAGTTATCATAACGGCAATTATTATTTATACTATTCAGTATCGGCATTCGGAAAAAATACATCCTGCATTGGCGTTGCTGTAAACAAAACGTTGAATTCATCTTCACCCGATTATAAGTGGGAAGATAAAGGCAAGCTCATTCAATCAGTACCGGGCAGAGATATGTGGAATGCAATTGATCCCAATCTTATTGTTGATGAAAACAATGTGCCTTGGCTCAGCTTCGGTTCTTTCTGGAATGGAATGAAATTGCTGAAACTAAATACTGATCTCATCTCTATTGCTCAGCCGGAACAATGGCATACAATCGCATCACGGCCACGAACATTTGGAACTGCAGATACATCGGCAGGAGATGCGGCCATTGAAGCGCCGTTCATTTTTAAGAAGGGGGACTTCTACTTCTTGTTCGTTTCATGGGACTATTGTTGTCGTGCGGAAAAAAGCGATTACAAAGTAGTAGTTGGCAGAAGTAAAACGGTTACCGGTCCTTATCTTGACAAAAATAATGTT
The DNA window shown above is from Lacibacter sp. H375 and carries:
- a CDS encoding arabinan endo-1,5-alpha-L-arabinosidase, with protein sequence MKSILIVILCFSSLFANAQRQPDSVGTVKPTRETPVHDPVMIKEGNTYYLFCTGFGISVFSSTDMKNWKKEKPVFATAPKWAVETIPGYKGHTWAPDISYHNGNYYLYYSVSAFGKNTSCIGVAVNKTLNSSSPDYKWEDKGKLIQSVPGRDMWNAIDPNLIVDENNVPWLSFGSFWNGMKLLKLNTDLISIAQPEQWHTIASRPRTFGTADTSAGDAAIEAPFIFKKGDFYFLFVSWDYCCRAEKSDYKVVVGRSKTVTGPYLDKNNVPMTADGGSLVVEGDTKEWFGAGHNSVYSFGGKDYIIYHGYDALDRGRSKLLINQLEWDSQGWPFLKQ
- a CDS encoding alpha-L-arabinofuranosidase C-terminal domain-containing protein yields the protein MLIVKANQPVADVQPTMWGVFFEDINMGADGGIYAELIKNRSFEFSKPLMGWKVEQKPFVEGAVTVQNRQAGNLPNPRFLRVQLNNSTKESLSITNEGFRGMGIKKNLRYDFSFMYRTSAAGIKVHVELLDAKNEIIGSTVTAVVASGTDWKKQAVSFNASATEIKGQCRIWFEGTGTIDMDMISLFPEDTWKKRPGGMRADMIQKLADMKPGFIRFPGGCIVEGFDLSQRYQWKKTIGPIEERQLIINRWNFEFAHRPAPDYFQTFGLGFFEYFQLAEDIGAEPLPILNCGMACQFNTAELVPLDELQPYIQDALDLIEFANGDVSTVWGSKRAAMGHPAPFNLKFLGVGNENWGPQYIERLQIFQKAVKERYPEIKLVTSSGTDPDGARFDLLNTELRKMNADIIDEHYYRRPEWFLQNARRYDNYPRTGSKIFAGEWAAQSDKVVSVENKNNWLTAITEAAFMTGLERNAGVVHMASYAPLFAHVDGWQWKPDLIWVDNLNAYGTPDYYVQKLFSLNKGTHVVPITMNNDVIVGQDSLYASAVVDKANNELVIKIVNASGREQVNAILIEGVKKLATQGTLIVMQDNDLTKMNSIARPQDIAPAETTIPVKGKKFDYKSAPYSFSILRIKLL